The Camelus dromedarius isolate mCamDro1 chromosome 8, mCamDro1.pat, whole genome shotgun sequence DNA segment TGCTTTGTTTTTCGAATTGCACATACACCTCAGATTTCAATATAGcccccccaaaccccaccccaGGGGTGTTGAggagctacacacacacacacaccccaatcgTTGTCCTAAGGCTGGAAGATTATATGGCCCAGCCCTCATCCCTACCTAGGTCACTAGCTAACGGCCACCTAGTCTCTGGTCACATGTGGGGAGGTGCTGCGTGCTGTGGGAAAGTCCTGCGTCCCTCTACTACTTACTCAAGAATCATAACAAACTCAGAGGTTTGTGCGAGGATTTCACCCAGTTGAAAGCCCTCCAAAGCGCTGTGCAAACGGAAGTTACTTGATTGTTGGGCGGCTCTGACTTGAAAATTGCATCCTTAGATCGCGCCAAGTCCTGCCTCCCCTCAGCTTTTCTTACTGATGCtggtgaggagagagaagggttTCTCAGAAGGCCAGCCCAGGGCGCTAAATGCTGGGAGGTGCGTCTCACCACCAGGCCGAGGGAGATCCAGGCCTGGTCACCTGTTCCAAACCCAGGGCACAGAGCTCAGGCGAAGGCAGCCGCCCCTCCCGTGCTCCTCTCCCTTACTTTTCCCTCCCCTGCCAGCTACGCGGGCAGGACACGCCCCCTCCCTGGGATTCACCAATCAGCGTCCGGAGCGGCGCCTGTGGCGCAGGGGGCTCTGGTCGGCAGCCAATTAGCACCGGGGCCTCAGGCGGCGCCTCGCCCGCCCCCTCCCGGAATGAAAGCCGCCCCGCAGCTGGCGAGGCCGGCGCAGCGCGTGGGGCGCGGGAGCCGCGCGGGCGGGCGGGAGAGGAGCGCGCGCACTGCCTGCCCGCCCCCCGCGCGCCCGCCTCTGCTCCGCCTCCGTCCGGGGCGCGGGCGAGGTGGCCGGGGCGGGGGAGCGCAGAGGGCAGGGCCGCGGCGGCGAGGcccgggggcggggaggagcGGGACCCGATAAAAAGCGGCGAGGCGGCCCCACCCCGCGGCAGGCCGGCGGGCAGGCTCGGCGCGTCCCTTCCGTCCGGCCCGTGCCGGCGGCGGGGAGGCGGCGCGCGCGGCCCGCAGCCCGCCCATGGAGGCTTTCCCCTGGGCGCCCCGCTCGCCCCGCCGCGGCCGCGCCCCCCCGCCCATGGCGCTCGTGCCCAGCGCCCGCTACGTGAGCGCCCAGGGCCCGGCGCACCCGCAGCCTTTCAGCTCGTGGAACGACTACCTGGGGCTCGCGACGCTCATCACCAAGGCGGTGGACGACGAGCAGCGCTTCGGCTGCGCCCGAGGCGAGGAccgcggtggcggcggcggctccccgccctcctcttcctcctcgtcGTGCTGCTCCCCCCATGCGGGTGCCGGGCCCGGGGCACTGGGGCCGGCGCTGGGTCCTCCCGACTACGACGaggacgacgacgacgacgacagCGACGATCCGGGGTCTAGGGGCCGCTACCTGGGGGGCGCCCTGGAGCTGCGCGCGCTGGAACTGTGCGCGGGCCCCACCGAGGCCGGGCTGCTGGAGGAGCGCTTCGCGGAGCTGAGCCCGTTCGCCGGTCGCGCCGCCGCCGTGCTCCTGGGCTGCGCGCCCGCCGCAGCCGCCACCGCCGAAGTGGCGCAGCGCGAGGAGCCAGCCCCAGTATGGGCGGCCGAGCCCCGGCTACACGCCGCCTCCGGGGCGGCCGCCGCCCGGCTGCTCAAGCCCGAGCTGCAGGTGTGCGTGTTTTGCCGGAACAACAAGGAGGCAGTGGCGCTCTACACCACCCACATCCTGAAGGGACCCGACGGGCGAGTGCTGTGCCCCGTGCTGCGCCGCTACACATGTCCCCTGTGCGGCGCCAGCGGCGACAACGCGCACACCATCAAGTACTGCCCGCTCTCCAAAGTgtcgccgccgcccgccgcccgtcCACCGCCACGCAGCGCCAGGGACGGCCTGCCCGGCAAGAAGGTGCGCTGAGGGCCCGGGCTCGGGTCTGCTGCTGCCACTAGGGTCACCGCCTGCCCACTCTCGTTTTTGGTCTGCGCACCATCTCTCCCTCGCTGCTGGGGAGCGTGGAGCTCAGCAGTTGGCTCTACTTGGGAATGTCGTCTTGGTTTGTTTTCAAAGGAAGCCGGCGGTACGGAGTACTTTCTTGTAGAAGAGCGGTTGAGACTAGATGCTAAAATCTTGATTTGTTTATCTCTAGTTTGTGCACATCCAGACGGTGACGGATGGGTATTCCACTAACTGAAATATGGCAACTTAAAGGCGCGCTGTTTATTTACTCTGTACGTGGACCTATTTTAGACGCGCATCAGTGTGAAATGGTCTCAATCTGATCttggatgtttaattttatgaatgGAGGCACTTTACTAGGtctagaatatttttttaaaagcctcttaACTGAACTTAAAACTGGCGATTTTATGGAATGTCAGCAAAATGACTATTTTATTGTTTGGAACAAGTAATGTTTCTGTTGTCCTTAACCAGTTATTCTAATCCCAGGTGAAACAAGCCCCTGCCTGGTAGCATCATTAAGTGAAGGCTTAGTAAACTTTCCAGTATTCGTTTGGGTGGGTGTTCCCTCCTTGTGGCTTGTTTCTGTCCTAACTGGAGGTGTAAACATGAACAGTCTGTAGCAGGTAGAATACAGTTCCTTAGCCTTTTATGTACCAGATCTTTTATTACTGAATGACAACTAGCATTTTccacctttaaaatttttgccaagTTATAATCATATTGTGTATACACTTGGAAATGGTGCTGTTTAAAAACCGTGTGTTGTTTATACAGTAACAGTATATGAACTCATTAATCTTGCCTTTAACTCTGGTACTTTTGTCTATgtattcctccctcccccaattTCCAGTTCTTCAAAAACATTTGTGATATAAGACCAAAAAGGAGCAGTATTAATTCACTCTGAATTGCTCAATTTCAGCGTTCCTAAATAGTGGAAAGCTCATTCCAGCTGTTGCCTCTCCAATTAAATTTAAGATGGGGTACTTTTGAGCTCCGGAAGGTTAATGTAATGCTATGAAGGTTCCACTCTGGGCTATGTCGGCTTTAAACATCACAGGCAGCTCTCAAATCAGTATAAGCACTGATTAAAGGAACTAGTGGGAGTGGGGGTGTTGGGGTGGGGTGTGCAGAGACAAGACACACAGCCTGTCTCATGTTCCCATTCTCACTGGAAGATGACCCTTTCTCTGGAACACCACCAGTTTTCCACAAATGAGATTATACCCATCCCCAGGATTAagtttagctcagtggtacacgaggtcctaggttcaatccccagtacttctatttaaataaacaaataaacctaattaactcccctactaaaaaaaaacccaaaaactgaCTCCTACTTCAGCCTCCCACCCTCATTTTCAAACCCACTATGCATAGTGAATAATACCACACTGTATCTTACTATCAGGACAGATACGtaagacaaaaatggaaatgagttaagatgaagtcatctGAAATGTACAAAATCACTATCTGAAAATACCAACAAGAGATTTAGTTTAAGTATATTGAGATGACAGTTTACCTAGGCTATTAAAAGTCAAGACTGCTTTCATATTAAACCACTTCCTCCACAACAAATTTGCTTGATTTGAACATTCCTCTCAAAATGTAAAAGGCTGCCATAAATAACACTGGGATAGCTATGAGCCTTTTTGGTCAAAGGAAGGTGCACcagaacaaaggaaaggaaagcagacaAACCATTTCTTGGCCAGGAAAAAATAATCCACTCCTGCTACTAGCCCCAAAGCAGAGAACTTCAGAATTGCTAAGCCTGAACTCAAGAGATTTAATAAAACCGTGTAATTAACTTACTCTCTTCAGTTTTGCTAGAAACATACCAGTTTAaattagttttgctttttgaggTCAACATGAATTCCTGTACCTCTTTCCCACTGCTCTATTCTGCCTTCTCAAGTTACTACTGATGGGTGCATTCTCCTGACCAGGACTAGGCAGGCAGCTTgctttgtagttttaaaaaagccaagttagggggtgggtgtagctcagtggtagagtgcatgcttagcatgcatgaggtcctaggttcaatccccagtaccgctgtTAAAAAGAAGTAAACCTACCTACCTACCCCCTCCCAATAATAAAAGAGCCAGATTACAGGTTTCCAGGTCTCAGGCACATGGCTTTATTATTTTCACAAGAATCCCTTGGTGACCCAATGTGCCTAATGCAAATCTGATACTACTATTTTATCAGAACTGGGATCGTGTTAAACTTAGGTCTTTAAGTACGGGGAAAGGTATCTAGAATACTCTCACAACCAGCGAGGCAACCATTATGTCCATCTACATAAGCACCACCCCAtaccagctcccctccccccttaAATTTGCTAATTTTAAGAGTTAAAACATGAACAAAGAATGTCCATAGTTTTCTAAAGCTTTCTTACAAGAGGTATGCTAACCACattctaataaatttaaaagcaacGCTCAATCTGAAACGTATTTTAAATGCTTGCAAAGCTAAACTTAAGGTAAAAGAAACCcaattttttgaagtttaaaaaatacataaaatagtgTGACAAAACTGTCTTATTTTCATAAGAATATACTACATGTTTGGGgcaaggggagagaaaaaaagatgtataGAATCTTCAAAAGAGCTTTACCAACTGTGCAGGCAGACTGCCTGTCCTTTTGTTAGACACTTCCACAGGCTTTTCCATTTCCCTATGAAGTCCTTTGGAAAACTGCAAAATTATTTGATTACAACAACTTTTGGCATAGATATAAGCCAAaaccatgtattttaaaattatatcacaaatatatgt contains these protein-coding regions:
- the NANOS1 gene encoding nanos homolog 1, yielding MEAFPWAPRSPRRGRAPPPMALVPSARYVSAQGPAHPQPFSSWNDYLGLATLITKAVDDEQRFGCARGEDRGGGGGSPPSSSSSSCCSPHAGAGPGALGPALGPPDYDEDDDDDDSDDPGSRGRYLGGALELRALELCAGPTEAGLLEERFAELSPFAGRAAAVLLGCAPAAAATAEVAQREEPAPVWAAEPRLHAASGAAAARLLKPELQVCVFCRNNKEAVALYTTHILKGPDGRVLCPVLRRYTCPLCGASGDNAHTIKYCPLSKVSPPPAARPPPRSARDGLPGKKVR